The Burkholderiales bacterium genome window below encodes:
- a CDS encoding DUF2277 family protein — AAFLAAVDQVAAISRKLLISPETSAPPRNREDEAARAPARAMERFPAARSA, encoded by the coding sequence AAGCAGCGTTTCTCGCGGCCGTCGATCAGGTAGCAGCCATCTCCAGGAAGCTTTTGATCTCGCCAGAGACGAGCGCACCGCCACGGAATCGGGAGGACGAGGCTGCAAGGGCGCCAGCGCGTGCTATGGAGCGGTTTCCTGCCGCCCGCTCTGCTTAA